The Pochonia chlamydosporia 170 chromosome Unknown PCv3seq00049, whole genome shotgun sequence genome contains the following window.
CGCTGTAACCAATGTAACGCTCTCTCAACGTAGCCTCGACGAACGCGAAAATCGTTCCTGAACTGACGTTTATATCTCTCTTCGCCCATCCGGGCGCCATGAGGGCGTAAGAGTACGATATCGACATGCTGAGGGCGAGAGGGAAGAGCATCGATAAACGTCACATTATTCTGCCCGGTGTAGTGATATTGGTGACCCCGGACACGCTTCATAATCATGTGGCAATGCGCCTTGGCAATCACCATCTCTTCCATCTGCGTCAAGTCCCGCAAACAGTCAGGAACCACCCCAGGATCCATATTATTACCCTTGCTGAACAGGAAGGGCTCTCCCGCTTGTAAATTCCTGTCCCGTTTCAAACAAGcaccacaaacaccatgTAATAACCCCATCTGAAACCAACGTTCCTGGCAACGAGCACATGTCTCCATCTCTTGCTTGCTGAGATACTCATGGAACGTAGTAATATTCGTCCAATCCGTGTCTGATATAGGAGCTTCGCGTGGAGCAGGAGGCGGCGTAGGAGGTGTTGGCGTTCGAGAGGGGAATGGAATGGATGAGAACGCTGGAAGGTCCATTCCAGCGGAGTGGGTTGGCACAGGTGTGAAGTAGTTGTTTCGTCGATAGCGATTCTGTCGTTCTCTAGCAGCCTTCGATCTCATCTGTTCCTTCGTGTGTTGCGAAGCCATATCCCATCGTGCAGGCACTTTTGGTGCAAGCCTAGGCGCTTTCCGCTGCACATTTGGATCCGTATCTCCCAGGACTCTTCTCTTTCGGCCACGAGTTTCTGTAGAGACGAACCCTTGTGCACTTTGTTCTTTGGCCTTTTTCGCAGCAGAATATCTAGCCGTGCAATCAACACACGTAGCAGCAAACCCTCCTTTTTTAAACGCTTTGAAATACGCGGACGTCTCGGGGAAGTCCTTGCGGCATTTGGTACAGCACCTCGTTGGCTGGGAATCGATGTAGGGGCGGACTACGATAGTAGATCCTTGCAGAGAAGGTAGCGAGCTAGAGGTCGCCATGTCCAAATCAAGCCCCGAAACCCGAAGCCGGCAGGCTGGGTACACATAGATGTTTGGATGTGCTTTTGTTTCGGGGGATCGAACGCGTCTCCGACACGCTAGCACGTGATTCCATTTTTATTTTCGGCCAATGAAAACCCGGTTTGAATTTAGCCGTTTAACCGAGAATTTTTTTGGCCCTGGGAAGAGTAGAAAAGTGTCACGTGACGTGGATTTTTGACGCTTGCGCTGGCAACGAGGGGCCGCGGATAGGATATACGCGGGGGTAAAGCGAAGCTTTTTTCCTGACTTGCTtctgtcggataaaactgcctctgttgacagaacaagcaaacttggtgtaaatgctggttgtcatgacgtcggctatgagaactgagaatagccggaaaaagcaattatttgcttcggacgaaaggaaggGTTCtgatattaaaaggagagctgcagactctgtctgcagctcgaacaacaagaataacaattttgaaaaagagcttagttaacaatgagtctcataacgtgacagcAGGGTTCACTAGTGGAAGCTCCCAGCCCTTAGAACGAGCAGGAGGACACAATATTTACTAGGATCTTGCTGTAGGTTATAGATGTGGGCCCACCGTCAAGCTGAAAACCACGTGGCCATAATTCTATGAGGA
Protein-coding sequences here:
- a CDS encoding ATP-dependent DNA helicase PIF1 (similar to Metarhizium robertsii ARSEF 23 XP_007826537.2); this encodes MATSSSLPSLQGSTIVVRPYIDSQPTRCCTKCRKDFPETSAYFKAFKKGGFAATCVDCTARYSAAKKAKEQSAQGFVSTETRGRKRRVLGDTDPNVQRKAPRLAPKVPARWDMASQHTKEQMRSKAARERQNRYRRNNYFTPVPTHSAGMDLPAFSSIPFPSRTPTPPTPPPAPREAPISDTDWTNITTFHEYLSKQEMETCARCQERWFQMGLLHGVCGACLKRDRNLQAGEPFLFSKGNNMDPGVVPDCLRDLTQMEEMVIAKAHCHMIMKRVRGHQYHYTGQNNVTFIDALPSRPQHVDIVLLLQERFSRSSRLR